The following coding sequences are from one Capsicum annuum cultivar UCD-10X-F1 chromosome 3, UCD10Xv1.1, whole genome shotgun sequence window:
- the LOC107862773 gene encoding serine protease inhibitor 5-like, with translation MKCLLLLCLCLLPFVAFSSNFTSENPTVTSRSPPGREVLDSLGRFIEIRRSYRIGSTLAGALGGRVYLGATPNSAGPCPDGVFKSNSGGTDVRFIPYRNVGNPHPHAVQFLHINQDINIRFNTRNNNCDNYTIWKFGDYDASLDATLLGTRGGTIRERDSSWFKIVRAPQANSYRLLNCPGPIACPSCHLEGCRAVWAITMQDGRRRLALATAQNPPQLLRFPLSVNFVR, from the coding sequence ATGAAGTGTTTATTGCTATTATGTCTGTGTTTGCTTCCTTTTGTGgctttttcatcaaatttcacTTCCGAAAATCCCACTGTTACTTCTAGATCTCCTCCAGGGAGGGAAGTACTTGACTCGTTGGGTAGATTTATTGAAATTCGTCGAAGCTACCGCATCGGTTCCACTCTTGCGGGTGCCCTAGGGGGTCGAGTGTACCTAGGTGCCACCCCAAATTCAGCTGGCCCTTGTCCAGATGGGGTGTTCAAGTCCAATTCTGGAGGTACAGACGTCAGATTCATTCCCTATAGAAATGTGGGAAATCCACATCCACATGCAGTTCAATTCCTCCATATAAACCAAGACATTAACATCCGGTTCAATACAAGGAATAATAATTGTGATAATTATACAATCTGGAAATTCGGAGACTATGATGCATCTTTAGATGCGACACTGTTGGGGACGAGGGGAGGTACCATACGCGAACGAGACAGCAGTTGGTTTAAGATAGTGAGAGCACCACAAGCTAATAGTTACCGCTTGTTGAATTGTCCTGGTCCTATTGCTTGTCCATCTTGCCATCTTGAAGGGTGTCGAGCAGTGTGGGCAATTACTATGCAAGATGGAAGGAGGCGTTTAGCTCTCGCCACAGCCCAAAATCCTCCTCAGCTGCTCCGCTTCCCTCTTAGTGTCAACTTCGTTCGTTGA